In one window of Bacillota bacterium DNA:
- the thrC gene encoding threonine synthase produces MEYVKGLVCITCRRRYPPAPDRYLCSACGEKGLLDVDYDYPAIAGNWSREKLARCADYSLWRYLPLLPIDPETPRPAFALGWTPLLTAPRLARELGVQTVYIKDDGLNPTGSLKDRASAIAVVKAREAGASTIACSSTGNAASSLAGNIAASQGLKAVIFVPARAPQGKIAQLLIYGAKVISVEGDYQAAFLLSAAALDKWGWYNRNAAINPYLMEGKKTAVLELAEQLGWQLPDWLVVSVGDGCTIAGAGKALHDLAALGFIDKIPKLIGVQAAGCAPIYDAFVSGKPLSPAQENTLADSIAVGLPRNPEKALAAIRATDGVMVTVTDAEILAAMRMLGRTSGVFGEPASVAGLAGLAKLVQSGVVASEDTVAVVNTGNGLKDIKNALQAAGKPLSVPPELSALEQILEWS; encoded by the coding sequence ATGGAATATGTAAAGGGGCTGGTCTGCATCACCTGTCGGCGCCGTTATCCGCCGGCGCCGGACCGCTATCTTTGCTCTGCTTGCGGAGAAAAGGGCCTGTTGGATGTAGATTATGATTACCCCGCCATCGCAGGCAATTGGTCACGGGAAAAGCTTGCCCGGTGCGCTGACTACTCTTTGTGGCGCTATCTTCCCCTTTTGCCAATCGACCCGGAAACCCCCCGGCCGGCATTTGCCCTGGGGTGGACTCCTTTGCTCACCGCTCCCCGCCTCGCCCGGGAGCTGGGAGTGCAGACGGTTTATATCAAGGACGATGGTCTCAATCCCACCGGGTCCTTAAAGGATCGGGCATCGGCGATTGCAGTCGTCAAGGCGCGGGAGGCAGGGGCGAGCACAATTGCCTGTTCTTCCACCGGCAATGCCGCTTCCTCTTTGGCAGGAAATATTGCCGCCAGCCAGGGGCTGAAGGCCGTAATCTTTGTCCCCGCCCGGGCGCCCCAAGGTAAAATTGCCCAGCTTCTGATCTATGGGGCGAAGGTGATTTCGGTGGAAGGTGATTATCAGGCTGCCTTCCTGCTCTCGGCTGCGGCCCTGGACAAGTGGGGCTGGTACAACCGGAACGCTGCCATCAATCCTTACCTAATGGAAGGCAAAAAGACAGCGGTTTTGGAATTGGCGGAACAATTGGGCTGGCAACTGCCCGACTGGCTGGTTGTTTCCGTGGGCGATGGCTGCACCATTGCCGGCGCTGGCAAAGCTTTGCACGATCTGGCTGCCCTCGGTTTTATCGATAAAATCCCCAAACTAATTGGCGTTCAGGCAGCCGGCTGCGCACCGATTTACGATGCCTTTGTCAGTGGCAAGCCGCTGTCCCCGGCGCAAGAGAATACCCTTGCCGACAGTATAGCCGTCGGCCTACCCCGCAACCCGGAAAAAGCCCTGGCGGCAATCCGAGCCACTGACGGCGTGATGGTGACGGTAACAGATGCCGAAATTCTGGCGGCCATGCGTATGTTGGGCCGCACCAGCGGGGTCTTTGGCGAGCCGGCGTCGGTAGCCGGGCTCGCCGGTCTGGCTAAGCTTGTGCAAAGCGGTGTGGTGGCCAGCGAAGACACAGTCGCCGTTGTCAATACCGGCAACGGCCTCAAAGATATCAAGAACGCGCTCCAGGCGGCCGGCAAACCGCTTTCAGTGCCTCCAGAACTTTCAGCATTGGAGCAAATTCTGGAATGGAGTTAG
- a CDS encoding helix-turn-helix domain-containing protein, with product MENARELGVKIRSKRIEKKLSLKELATLIDKTPSFLSQVERGLAEPSITSLRKIANALEVPIFYFLLNPEEHNPVVRRKQRKILSFPGYSLTFELLSPNLNQQMEMIQGRLKPGAATCDKPLTHLGEECTVVLAGTMEIQVGSEKYTLTEGDCIYYFASIPHKITNIGSDELVFISSITPPNF from the coding sequence ATGGAAAACGCGCGTGAATTGGGCGTCAAGATTCGCAGCAAGCGCATTGAGAAAAAACTCAGCCTCAAAGAACTGGCGACCCTCATCGACAAGACACCCAGCTTTCTCAGCCAGGTGGAACGGGGTTTGGCGGAGCCGTCAATCACCAGCCTGCGCAAAATCGCCAACGCCCTGGAAGTACCGATCTTTTATTTTCTGCTCAATCCGGAAGAGCATAATCCGGTTGTGCGCCGCAAACAGCGGAAGATCCTGTCTTTTCCCGGATACAGCCTAACCTTTGAGCTTTTGTCCCCCAACCTCAATCAGCAGATGGAAATGATTCAGGGCCGGCTTAAGCCCGGCGCCGCTACCTGTGATAAGCCCCTGACCCACCTGGGAGAAGAGTGCACTGTGGTGCTTGCGGGCACCATGGAAATTCAAGTGGGCAGCGAAAAATACACCCTTACCGAAGGCGATTGTATCTACTACTTTGCCTCGATTCCCCATAAAATTACCAATATCGGCAGCGATGAACTGGTGTTCATATCTTCAATTACCCCCCCGAACTTTTAG
- the hydA gene encoding dihydropyrimidinase has translation MFNYPPELLGGSFVLYKNATLVTDTVFEADLRVKGEKIAAIGRLEPEPGEAVLDLTGKLLLPGIIDAHTHYLLEARGALTADDVYSGSVAALIGGVTTVIDYANMIAGAPLSAGVDDRKREFVASAVDYNLHLVITDELQTADPADFAALKQQGITSVKLFTTYREAGYMLSMSKWREILAACRQAGLLVTVHAEDDEIVSAATAAGIAAGKTEPGHHPDLRPAAAEVEAVRKLISLCRESGCPLYVVHLSTGEALALLTEARAEGLPIYVETAPHYLLLDRASLARPDGAQYLMTPPLRTEADCHSLWQGIGEGAIDVIATDHCAYTPEQKALGKTALDILPGIPGSETLLPLMYTYGVDRGRIELPQLVSLLATRPAELFGLEGKGALKVGADADLVVYDPEPRWQLSDDSVYTRAGYTPFAGTEICGQVEMTVLRGQIVVRRGRFTGSRSQGRFVPEI, from the coding sequence ATCTTCAATTACCCCCCCGAACTTTTAGGAGGGAGCTTCGTGTTATATAAAAATGCAACCTTAGTGACGGATACAGTGTTTGAAGCCGACCTGCGGGTGAAGGGGGAGAAGATTGCCGCCATTGGCAGGCTGGAGCCCGAACCCGGGGAAGCCGTGCTGGATCTGACAGGCAAACTGCTGCTGCCGGGGATCATCGACGCCCATACCCATTATCTATTGGAGGCCCGGGGGGCCCTAACCGCCGATGATGTCTATTCAGGCAGTGTGGCGGCGCTTATCGGTGGAGTGACAACGGTGATTGACTACGCAAATATGATTGCCGGCGCGCCGCTTTCTGCCGGCGTTGACGACCGCAAGCGGGAATTTGTCGCCAGTGCCGTGGACTATAATCTTCATCTAGTGATAACCGATGAGTTGCAGACTGCCGATCCGGCAGATTTTGCAGCCCTGAAACAACAGGGTATTACCAGCGTCAAATTATTCACCACCTATCGGGAAGCTGGTTACATGCTGAGCATGTCCAAATGGCGAGAGATTCTCGCCGCCTGCCGCCAGGCAGGATTGTTGGTCACCGTCCATGCCGAGGATGACGAAATCGTCTCTGCCGCCACCGCAGCCGGTATTGCCGCCGGTAAAACGGAGCCCGGTCACCATCCTGACCTGCGACCCGCCGCTGCCGAGGTGGAGGCGGTGCGTAAGCTGATATCTCTCTGCCGGGAGAGCGGTTGCCCGCTTTATGTCGTACATCTGTCGACGGGAGAGGCGCTGGCCCTGCTGACAGAGGCGCGGGCGGAGGGTTTGCCCATATATGTGGAGACAGCGCCCCATTACCTGCTCTTGGACCGGGCAAGTTTGGCCCGCCCCGACGGGGCCCAATACCTGATGACGCCGCCGCTGCGCACCGAAGCTGATTGCCACTCCCTCTGGCAGGGCATCGGGGAGGGGGCAATTGATGTGATTGCCACCGATCACTGCGCCTATACGCCGGAGCAAAAGGCCCTGGGCAAGACGGCCTTGGATATCCTGCCCGGCATCCCCGGCAGCGAGACCCTGCTGCCTCTGATGTACACCTACGGCGTGGACCGCGGTCGTATCGAGCTGCCGCAGCTGGTGAGTTTGCTGGCCACACGCCCGGCAGAGCTTTTCGGGCTCGAGGGCAAGGGTGCGCTTAAGGTCGGCGCCGACGCCGATTTGGTGGTTTATGATCCCGAGCCCAGGTGGCAATTGAGCGATGACAGTGTCTATACCCGGGCCGGCTACACTCCGTTTGCCGGAACTGAAATTTGCGGGCAGGTGGAAATGACAGTCCTCCGGGGACAGATCGTTGTCCGGCGTGGCCGGTTTACCGGCAGTCGCAGCCAGGGCCGATTCGTCCCAGAGATTTAA
- a CDS encoding YgeY family selenium metabolism-linked hydrolase has protein sequence MVANLTDAIRERAKQYERDMVNFLRDLIAIPSESCQEKEVVLRIKEEMEKTGFDEITIDGMGNILGRVGDGPRILAFDAHIDTVGVGSLEEWEHDPFKGKLEDGIIYGRGAVDQTGAMASMVYAAKIIKELELDKEFTVYMVGSVNEEDCDGQCWQYIINEVGLKPELVVITEPTNLNIYRGHRGRMEIRVTTRGVSCHGSAPERGDNAVTKMAPVILGVDKLNHRLKDDPFLGKGTICVSYIECETPSLCAVPDKCEIHLDRRLTDGEDKELAISQIKEICAEAGIDAEVWMLTYDRPSYTGLVYPVEKYFPTWVLPEDHPGVTSAVETFTQLFAKPPKVDKWTFSTNGVSIMGLHGIPCVGFGPGNEVYAHSVQDQVPVEHLVKACEFYSLFPMVYCRQTK, from the coding sequence ATGGTCGCCAATTTAACCGATGCAATCCGGGAACGTGCAAAACAGTATGAGCGGGACATGGTTAATTTTCTCCGGGACCTGATTGCCATCCCCAGTGAAAGTTGCCAGGAAAAAGAAGTTGTGTTGCGGATCAAGGAGGAGATGGAGAAAACCGGCTTTGATGAGATTACCATCGATGGAATGGGTAATATCCTTGGCCGGGTTGGGGATGGCCCGCGAATCCTTGCCTTTGACGCCCATATCGACACGGTGGGGGTTGGTTCCTTAGAAGAGTGGGAGCATGACCCGTTTAAAGGGAAGTTGGAGGACGGCATTATTTACGGTCGGGGCGCCGTCGATCAGACCGGCGCCATGGCCAGCATGGTCTATGCAGCCAAGATAATCAAGGAACTGGAGCTGGACAAAGAATTCACGGTCTATATGGTTGGTTCTGTAAACGAAGAGGATTGTGACGGCCAGTGCTGGCAGTACATCATCAACGAAGTGGGGTTGAAGCCGGAACTGGTGGTAATTACCGAACCGACCAATCTCAACATTTACCGTGGCCACCGCGGCCGCATGGAGATACGGGTCACCACCCGGGGCGTCTCCTGCCACGGCAGCGCGCCAGAGCGGGGCGATAACGCTGTCACCAAGATGGCGCCAGTCATTCTCGGTGTCGACAAACTTAACCACCGGCTCAAAGACGACCCCTTCCTGGGCAAAGGCACAATCTGTGTCAGCTATATCGAGTGCGAGACCCCCAGCCTGTGCGCGGTGCCAGATAAATGCGAAATCCACTTGGACCGCCGGCTCACCGATGGTGAAGACAAGGAGTTGGCCATCAGTCAGATTAAAGAGATTTGCGCGGAGGCAGGCATCGACGCTGAGGTCTGGATGCTCACTTACGACCGGCCCAGCTATACCGGACTTGTCTATCCGGTGGAGAAATATTTCCCCACCTGGGTGCTGCCGGAAGACCATCCCGGCGTGACCAGTGCGGTGGAAACCTTTACCCAGCTCTTCGCCAAGCCGCCCAAGGTGGATAAGTGGACCTTCAGCACCAACGGCGTCTCAATTATGGGACTCCACGGCATTCCCTGTGTTGGTTTTGGCCCTGGCAATGAAGTTTACGCCCACAGTGTTCAAGATCAGGTTCCCGTGGAACATCTGGTAAAGGCCTGTGAGTTTTACAGCCTCTTTCCCATGGTGTATTGCCGGCAGACCAAATAA
- a CDS encoding ornithine carbamoyltransferase: MHSLFRGKHFISEQDWTREELDMVLDVAKDLKRKFALGERHNLLQDKTLFMMFFEQSTRTRNSFEAGATQLGAHAHDLTPDKMQISHGEAPKDTAKVLSRYGHGIAIRNCFWKVGNDYLREVAYHSQVPVISMQCDIWHPCQGLADLMTIQEKFSNKTENLNVTISWAYAPSYMKPLSVPQSQIALFPRFGMNVTLAHPPEFQLMPEVLETAKRNAEAAGVNFRVTDNMDEAFENADVVVPKSWGSQLLTDDPDESLKLSQKYTDWICNEERMKLTKPNSIYMHALPADRGNEVTDAVIDGPHSVVFDEAENRLHTAKALMALTMGGRP; the protein is encoded by the coding sequence ATGCATTCGTTGTTCAGAGGTAAACATTTTATCAGCGAGCAGGATTGGACCCGGGAAGAATTGGATATGGTTTTGGATGTTGCCAAGGACCTCAAGCGCAAATTTGCCCTGGGGGAGCGGCATAATCTGCTCCAGGACAAAACGCTGTTTATGATGTTCTTTGAGCAGTCCACCCGCACCCGGAACTCCTTTGAAGCCGGTGCCACTCAGTTGGGTGCCCATGCCCATGACCTTACCCCCGATAAAATGCAGATCAGCCATGGCGAGGCGCCCAAGGACACAGCCAAGGTGCTCAGCCGCTACGGACACGGCATCGCAATCCGCAACTGCTTCTGGAAAGTCGGCAACGATTACCTCAGGGAAGTTGCGTACCACTCTCAGGTGCCGGTTATCAGCATGCAATGCGATATCTGGCATCCCTGTCAGGGACTGGCCGACCTGATGACCATCCAGGAGAAGTTCAGCAACAAGACCGAGAACCTGAATGTGACAATTTCCTGGGCCTATGCACCCAGCTATATGAAACCGCTAAGTGTGCCCCAGTCCCAGATTGCTCTGTTCCCCCGGTTTGGCATGAACGTGACACTCGCCCATCCCCCGGAATTTCAATTGATGCCGGAGGTGCTGGAGACTGCCAAGCGCAATGCCGAGGCGGCCGGCGTCAACTTCCGGGTCACCGACAACATGGATGAGGCCTTTGAAAATGCCGATGTCGTCGTGCCCAAGAGCTGGGGTTCCCAACTGCTGACCGATGATCCCGACGAGTCGCTGAAGCTGTCCCAGAAATATACCGACTGGATTTGTAATGAAGAGCGCATGAAACTGACCAAACCCAATTCCATATACATGCATGCCCTGCCGGCAGACCGGGGCAATGAAGTAACCGATGCAGTGATTGACGGACCGCATTCGGTGGTGTTTGATGAGGCCGAAAACCGGCTCCACACCGCCAAGGCGTTGATGGCCCTAACCATGGGCGGCCGTCCGTAA
- a CDS encoding xanthine dehydrogenase family protein, producing the protein MQTVNKPAKRLDARDKVTGKARFGADLYVDSMLYGKVLRSPHPHAKIKNIDVSGAQALDGVEAVLTARDIPGSHTFGVVIANQQVLAKERVRYKGDGVAMVAARSKELAEKALTLINVEYEELSAVFDPREALQAGAPQLHADYPGNEAAYHCVRKGDVEAGFAQADVILQREYETQTIEHAYIEPEVALATPGDSAPAITVQGSIQNPFSCRKALSVVLGLPLNQVRVVQSFMGGSFGGKDEVMSTLCARAALLALKTGKPVKMVNTREESIRESYKRHPYKMRYKVGATREGKLTAMEIEVVADAGAYASMTPFVTWRSTVQATGPYEVPNVKTDIYGAYTNNCYTGAMRGFGSPQVIFGQESLMDELAAELGMEPLDLRKLNGYRQGSITATGQKLDNHQVSLMEVLDKAVTASGYLEKRKLYSEPHQGKLKRGIGLACSFRGCSLGAEGVDATGAMVSVQYDGTVYVYSGLAENGQGLQTIFSQIAAEELGIPLERVVFMQTDTALIPDGGPTVASRSTIMGGNAVRLAAEKVRETLLGAIGGQLRAGSEELAWGNDRFYVKDDPQRSVSFQEAVEAARSQGELLSALGWYKSPRVSWDEEHGQGDAYFTYVYGCQIAEVEVDTETGYVRVLKVTAAHDVGRAINPETVKGQIYGGVAQGMGYALLEELQQFDGDIKTLNFDEYLIPGIKDVPEVEAILVENPDRFGPYGAKTIGEPTLEITAPAIASAVAQATGRRVRELPLDLERVLLGRSLLKERYQRGKQK; encoded by the coding sequence ATGCAAACTGTGAACAAACCTGCCAAACGGTTGGATGCCCGGGACAAAGTGACCGGAAAGGCCCGGTTTGGCGCCGACCTTTATGTGGACAGCATGCTCTACGGCAAAGTCCTGCGTTCGCCCCATCCCCATGCCAAGATCAAGAACATCGATGTTTCAGGGGCCCAGGCCCTGGACGGGGTGGAGGCGGTGCTCACCGCCCGGGACATTCCCGGCAGCCACACCTTCGGCGTTGTCATCGCCAATCAGCAGGTTCTGGCCAAAGAGCGGGTGCGCTACAAAGGCGATGGGGTGGCAATGGTCGCCGCCCGCAGCAAGGAACTGGCGGAAAAAGCCCTGACGCTGATCAACGTGGAGTATGAGGAACTGTCGGCGGTCTTTGACCCCCGGGAGGCGCTGCAGGCAGGCGCGCCCCAGCTGCATGCGGATTATCCCGGCAATGAGGCGGCCTATCACTGTGTGCGCAAAGGCGATGTGGAAGCGGGCTTTGCCCAGGCCGATGTGATTCTCCAGCGGGAGTACGAGACCCAGACCATTGAACACGCCTATATCGAGCCGGAGGTGGCCCTGGCGACGCCTGGAGACAGCGCCCCGGCAATCACCGTCCAGGGCTCGATTCAAAACCCCTTTTCCTGCCGTAAAGCCCTCTCGGTGGTGTTGGGCCTGCCCCTCAATCAAGTGCGGGTGGTTCAGTCCTTCATGGGTGGGTCCTTTGGCGGCAAGGACGAGGTGATGAGCACCCTCTGTGCCCGCGCGGCACTTTTGGCCCTCAAGACCGGCAAGCCGGTGAAGATGGTCAACACCCGGGAGGAGTCGATCCGCGAAAGCTACAAGCGCCATCCCTACAAAATGCGCTACAAAGTCGGCGCCACCCGGGAAGGTAAACTGACGGCCATGGAGATTGAGGTTGTCGCCGATGCCGGCGCCTACGCCTCAATGACGCCCTTTGTCACCTGGCGCTCCACCGTCCAAGCCACAGGTCCCTATGAGGTGCCCAATGTCAAAACCGATATCTACGGCGCCTACACCAACAACTGTTACACTGGCGCCATGCGGGGTTTTGGCTCGCCCCAGGTAATTTTCGGCCAGGAATCGCTGATGGATGAGCTGGCCGCCGAGCTGGGCATGGAACCGCTGGATTTGCGCAAGCTCAACGGGTACCGTCAGGGCTCAATCACGGCCACCGGCCAGAAATTAGATAACCATCAGGTCAGTCTGATGGAAGTGCTGGATAAAGCCGTAACGGCTTCGGGTTATTTGGAGAAACGCAAGCTCTACAGCGAGCCCCATCAGGGCAAGTTGAAGCGGGGCATTGGCCTCGCCTGTAGCTTCCGGGGCTGCAGCCTGGGGGCCGAAGGTGTTGACGCCACCGGCGCCATGGTCTCGGTACAATACGACGGCACTGTCTATGTTTATTCGGGACTGGCGGAAAACGGCCAGGGCCTGCAGACGATATTCTCCCAGATTGCGGCGGAGGAGCTGGGAATTCCCCTGGAGCGGGTTGTGTTTATGCAAACCGACACCGCTTTGATTCCCGATGGTGGCCCCACTGTCGCCTCCCGCAGCACAATTATGGGCGGCAATGCCGTCCGCTTGGCGGCCGAAAAGGTACGGGAGACCTTGTTGGGGGCAATTGGTGGCCAGCTCAGGGCCGGTTCGGAGGAGTTGGCCTGGGGCAATGACCGCTTCTATGTCAAGGACGACCCCCAGCGGAGCGTCAGCTTCCAGGAGGCGGTGGAAGCCGCCAGAAGTCAAGGTGAGTTGCTCTCGGCCCTGGGCTGGTATAAGTCGCCCCGGGTTTCCTGGGACGAGGAGCATGGCCAGGGAGACGCCTATTTCACCTATGTCTACGGCTGTCAGATTGCCGAGGTGGAAGTGGACACCGAGACCGGCTATGTCCGGGTGCTGAAGGTGACCGCTGCCCATGATGTGGGCCGGGCCATCAACCCGGAAACGGTGAAGGGCCAAATTTACGGCGGCGTTGCCCAGGGTATGGGCTACGCGCTGCTGGAAGAGTTGCAGCAGTTTGACGGCGATATCAAGACCCTAAACTTTGATGAATACCTGATTCCCGGTATCAAGGATGTGCCGGAAGTGGAAGCGATTTTGGTGGAGAACCCCGATCGCTTTGGCCCCTACGGCGCCAAGACAATCGGTGAACCGACACTGGAAATTACGGCGCCGGCGATTGCCAGCGCTGTCGCCCAGGCCACCGGTCGCCGGGTTCGGGAACTGCCCCTGGATCTGGAGCGGGTGCTCTTGGGCCGCTCACTGCTGAAAGAGCGTTATCAAAGGGGGAAGCAGAAATGA
- a CDS encoding xanthine dehydrogenase family protein subunit M, translated as MIEFALTRPRTVDEALEVLAELGPRARVLAGGTDLLIYLRNGQGVEMVDTVVDITGLAELKEVRAEAGELALGALVTHAELTRNPQVPPLLARAAGHVGSPQIRNRGTVGGNVANAAVCADTVAPLVALDARVVLQSRDGQRIMPLDEFITGPNRTQLEPGELLTEIRFAPPAAQVGWGFARLARREALAIARMNVAALCAADAAGVLTDVRIAPGSVLPAPARVTEAEQILLGKQPEPAQVKAAGRAVAEKMVAVSGRRWSTDYKEPVICALVERALNDALGVEWK; from the coding sequence ATGATCGAATTTGCCCTTACCCGTCCCCGCACTGTTGACGAAGCCCTGGAAGTTTTGGCCGAGTTGGGTCCCCGGGCCCGGGTTTTGGCCGGGGGCACCGATTTGCTGATTTATCTGCGGAATGGTCAGGGTGTGGAGATGGTGGACACCGTTGTGGATATCACAGGCCTGGCGGAACTAAAGGAAGTTCGCGCTGAAGCCGGGGAACTGGCGCTTGGCGCCCTGGTCACCCACGCCGAACTGACACGCAACCCCCAGGTTCCGCCGCTCTTGGCCCGGGCCGCCGGGCACGTGGGCTCTCCCCAGATTCGCAATCGGGGCACCGTAGGTGGCAATGTCGCCAACGCTGCTGTCTGCGCCGATACTGTGGCGCCGTTGGTGGCCCTGGACGCCCGGGTGGTGCTGCAGAGCAGGGATGGCCAGCGAATTATGCCCCTGGATGAATTCATCACCGGACCCAACCGCACGCAACTGGAACCGGGGGAACTGCTCACCGAAATTCGGTTTGCACCACCGGCCGCCCAAGTCGGCTGGGGGTTTGCCCGCCTGGCCCGCCGGGAGGCGCTGGCCATTGCCCGGATGAATGTGGCGGCGCTTTGCGCGGCCGATGCTGCCGGCGTGCTCACCGATGTGCGCATTGCCCCGGGTTCGGTCTTACCGGCGCCGGCCCGGGTGACCGAGGCGGAGCAAATTCTCCTGGGCAAACAGCCCGAGCCCGCGCAGGTAAAAGCGGCCGGACGGGCGGTGGCGGAGAAGATGGTGGCTGTATCTGGCCGCCGCTGGTCCACCGATTACAAAGAACCGGTAATCTGCGCTTTGGTGGAAAGAGCGCTTAACGATGCCCTGGGGGTGGAGTGGAAATGA
- a CDS encoding (2Fe-2S)-binding protein, translating into MKKVTVTLQVNGAPRTVTVDANARLLDTLREDLRLTGTKEGCGVGECGACSVLLNGELVNSCLVLTAQCDGARVETIEGLSPDGELHPLQAAFIDNNAVQCGFCSPGMLMAAKSVLDRHPEPSEEQIREGMSGVLCRCTGYKQIVDAVKDAARREGNK; encoded by the coding sequence ATGAAGAAGGTAACAGTGACATTGCAAGTGAATGGGGCTCCCCGCACCGTAACTGTAGATGCCAACGCCCGCCTGCTGGATACCCTGCGGGAGGATCTGCGTCTCACCGGCACCAAAGAAGGCTGTGGTGTCGGCGAGTGCGGCGCCTGCTCGGTGCTGCTCAACGGCGAACTGGTCAACTCCTGCCTGGTGCTCACCGCCCAATGCGACGGCGCCCGGGTCGAGACAATCGAAGGGTTGAGTCCCGACGGCGAGCTCCATCCCCTGCAGGCAGCGTTTATCGACAACAACGCTGTGCAATGTGGTTTCTGCAGCCCGGGGATGCTAATGGCCGCCAAGTCGGTGCTGGATAGACACCCCGAACCCAGCGAAGAGCAGATCCGGGAAGGTATGTCCGGGGTGCTCTGCCGCTGCACTGGCTATAAGCAGATTGTCGACGCGGTTAAAGACGCTGCCCGCCGGGAGGGCAATAAATGA